One segment of Agromyces albus DNA contains the following:
- a CDS encoding beta-ketoacyl-ACP synthase III, whose protein sequence is MTKPTLQQSHGPAYTRIYAIGAARGANLVPNDDLVGPINSSDEWIQQRTGIVTRARAGADVEALDLATDAAREAIEKSGVAPELIDLVIVATVSNVQQTPSIAAVLADRVGANPAAAYDTNAACAGYAYAIAQADALIRTGSAHYALVVGAEKLSNVVDPTDRSISFLLGDGAGAVVIGPSDFPGIARTIWGSDGSKADAVGMNATLTEYRDGAAEWPTLRQEGQTVFRWAVWDMAKVAKQALDAAGITAADLAAFIPHQANMRIVDEFAKQLKLPESVMIARDIATTGNTSAASIPLATHRLLEEHPELSGGLALQIGFGAGLVFGAQVVVLP, encoded by the coding sequence ATGACGAAACCCACCCTCCAGCAGTCGCACGGCCCCGCCTACACGCGCATCTACGCGATCGGTGCTGCTCGCGGCGCCAACCTCGTGCCGAACGACGACCTCGTGGGCCCGATCAACTCGTCCGACGAGTGGATCCAGCAGCGCACCGGCATCGTCACCCGCGCCCGCGCCGGCGCCGACGTCGAAGCCCTCGATCTCGCGACGGATGCTGCGCGCGAGGCCATCGAGAAGTCGGGAGTCGCGCCCGAGCTCATCGATCTCGTCATCGTCGCCACCGTCTCGAACGTGCAGCAGACGCCCTCGATCGCCGCGGTCCTGGCCGATCGCGTGGGCGCCAACCCGGCCGCCGCGTACGACACCAACGCCGCATGCGCCGGCTACGCCTACGCGATCGCCCAAGCCGACGCGCTCATTCGCACCGGCAGCGCCCACTACGCGCTCGTGGTCGGCGCCGAGAAGCTCTCGAACGTCGTCGACCCGACCGACCGCTCCATCTCCTTCCTGCTCGGCGACGGCGCCGGAGCCGTCGTCATCGGCCCGAGCGACTTCCCCGGCATCGCTCGCACCATCTGGGGATCGGATGGCTCGAAGGCCGACGCCGTCGGCATGAACGCCACGCTCACCGAGTACCGCGACGGTGCCGCCGAGTGGCCGACGCTGCGCCAGGAGGGCCAGACGGTCTTCCGGTGGGCAGTGTGGGACATGGCGAAGGTCGCCAAGCAGGCGCTGGATGCCGCTGGCATCACCGCCGCCGACCTCGCCGCCTTCATCCCGCACCAGGCCAACATGCGCATCGTCGACGAGTTCGCGAAGCAGTTGAAGCTGCCCGAATCGGTCATGATCGCCCGCGACATCGCCACGACCGGCAACACGTCGGCTGCATCGATTCCCCTCGCGACCCACCGGTTGCTCGAGGAGCATCCGGAACTCTCGGGGGGCCTCGCCCTCCAGATCGGCTTCGGCGCCGGACTCGTGTTCGGCGCCCAAGTGGTGGTACTTCCCTGA
- a CDS encoding DUF3145 domain-containing protein: MAEMTTRAARTARGVLFVHSSPRALCPHVEWAAGRALGSAVNFEWSMQPVHRGMMRAEFYWEGEAGSGAKLASALRGWEQLRFEVSEDPTPGSDGARWMHTPELGVFFAQTDTAGNTVVPEDRIRYAMEIAGNDPLELHRELRLALGQAWDDELEPFRHASDFAPVVWLHQVG, translated from the coding sequence ATGGCGGAGATGACCACGCGGGCCGCGCGCACCGCGCGAGGCGTGCTGTTCGTGCACTCCTCGCCCCGGGCGCTCTGTCCGCATGTCGAGTGGGCGGCAGGGCGAGCGCTGGGGAGCGCTGTCAACTTCGAGTGGAGCATGCAGCCGGTCCATCGCGGCATGATGCGCGCCGAGTTCTACTGGGAGGGCGAGGCCGGTAGCGGCGCGAAGCTCGCGTCTGCACTGCGAGGCTGGGAGCAGCTCCGCTTCGAGGTGAGCGAGGATCCGACTCCGGGCTCCGACGGTGCACGCTGGATGCACACTCCTGAGCTCGGCGTGTTCTTCGCGCAGACCGACACTGCCGGCAACACGGTCGTGCCCGAGGACCGCATCCGGTACGCGATGGAGATCGCCGGCAACGATCCCCTCGAGCTGCACCGCGAGCTCCGCCTCGCGCTCGGGCAGGCGTGGGACGACGAGCTCGAGCCGTTCCGGCATGCCAGTGATTTCGCTCCGGTCGTCTGGTTGCACCAGGTGGGTTGA
- a CDS encoding ACP S-malonyltransferase — MIVVVCPGQGSQTPGFLAPWLAEPAYAERLGALSDAAGIDLASHGTVSDADTIRDTAIAQPLIVAAGILTLERLLADGRSEGIGGIAGHSVGEITAAAGAGVLSETAAMRFVAARGRAMADAAALEPTGMSAVLGGDETALVARLDELGLEPANFNGGGQIVVAGALDALERLKDESPAGARVIPLQVAGAFHTRYMRPAVERLAAVAGDSDVSDPGVTLWTNRDGSVVASGAAFVDLLVGQVSSPVRWDRCMEAFAAAGVTGIIEVAPAGALVGLAKRGLKGVPTVAVKTPDDLPAAIDLIEQAA, encoded by the coding sequence GTGATCGTCGTCGTCTGCCCTGGACAGGGCTCCCAGACTCCCGGATTCCTCGCCCCCTGGCTCGCCGAGCCGGCCTATGCCGAGCGCCTGGGCGCGTTGTCGGACGCCGCGGGGATCGACCTCGCATCCCACGGGACGGTCAGCGACGCCGACACCATCCGCGACACCGCGATCGCCCAGCCGCTCATCGTCGCGGCCGGCATCCTCACGCTCGAACGGCTTCTCGCCGATGGTCGCAGCGAGGGCATCGGCGGTATCGCCGGTCACTCGGTGGGCGAGATCACGGCAGCCGCAGGCGCCGGAGTGCTCAGCGAGACCGCAGCGATGCGCTTCGTCGCCGCACGCGGGCGGGCCATGGCCGATGCCGCGGCGCTCGAGCCCACCGGCATGAGCGCGGTGCTGGGCGGCGACGAGACGGCACTCGTGGCCCGGCTCGACGAACTCGGACTCGAGCCGGCGAACTTCAACGGGGGCGGCCAGATCGTCGTCGCCGGCGCGCTCGACGCACTCGAGCGCCTGAAAGACGAGTCGCCGGCCGGTGCGCGAGTCATCCCGCTGCAGGTGGCCGGCGCCTTCCACACGCGGTACATGCGTCCCGCCGTCGAGCGCCTCGCCGCGGTCGCGGGCGATTCCGACGTGTCCGACCCCGGCGTGACGCTGTGGACGAACCGCGACGGCAGCGTCGTGGCATCCGGCGCCGCCTTCGTCGACCTGCTCGTGGGGCAGGTCTCCTCCCCCGTGCGCTGGGACCGCTGCATGGAGGCGTTCGCGGCGGCCGGCGTCACCGGCATCATCGAGGTCGCCCCGGCTGGCGCCCTCGTCGGGCTCGCGAAGCGGGGTCTCAAGGGCGTGCCGACCGTCGCGGTGAAGACGCCCGACGACCTTCCCGCCGCGATCGACCTCATCGAGCAGGCCGCCTGA
- a CDS encoding acyl carrier protein, translating into MALSTEEVLAGLAELINDETGIATDTVELDKSFTDDLDIDSISMMTIVVNAEEKFDVKIPDEEVKNLKTVGDAVTFIVKAQA; encoded by the coding sequence ATGGCATTGTCCACCGAAGAAGTGCTTGCCGGCCTGGCCGAGCTCATCAACGACGAGACCGGCATCGCGACCGACACGGTTGAGCTGGACAAGTCGTTCACCGATGACCTCGACATCGACTCCATCTCGATGATGACGATCGTCGTCAACGCCGAGGAGAAGTTCGACGTCAAGATCCCCGACGAAGAGGTCAAGAACCTGAAGACCGTCGGCGACGCCGTCACCTTCATCGTCAAGGCCCAGGCCTAG
- a CDS encoding PadR family transcriptional regulator: protein MAVRDALLALLTAGPAYGFQLHGGLEARTGGRRQVNVGQTYATLERLGKQRLIEPAGATDDGLPLYRLTAPGKAAATAWFDGTDASGADPWDETVDRVLIALSLPDVDGLAVARAEIDRWRVRRDDASALTTASEPAEAADGAEPEADARDAETELARLAATADVAVADAALGWLETVAAASAERLAFAPRATRPKRGRRPAPPSPG from the coding sequence ATGGCAGTGCGCGATGCGCTCCTCGCCCTGCTCACGGCGGGCCCCGCCTACGGGTTCCAGTTGCACGGCGGACTCGAGGCGCGCACCGGCGGGCGACGGCAGGTGAACGTCGGCCAGACCTATGCGACCCTCGAGCGGCTCGGCAAGCAGCGTCTCATCGAGCCGGCCGGAGCGACGGATGACGGACTCCCCCTGTATCGCCTCACCGCGCCGGGCAAGGCGGCCGCCACAGCCTGGTTCGACGGAACGGATGCCTCGGGCGCCGACCCGTGGGACGAGACGGTCGATCGCGTGCTCATCGCACTCTCGCTGCCCGACGTCGACGGACTCGCCGTGGCGCGCGCGGAGATCGACCGCTGGAGAGTGCGTCGCGATGACGCGTCAGCGTTGACGACCGCGTCGGAGCCCGCTGAAGCAGCCGATGGAGCCGAGCCCGAGGCAGACGCTCGCGACGCCGAGACGGAACTCGCTCGTCTCGCCGCGACGGCCGACGTCGCGGTCGCCGATGCGGCACTCGGGTGGCTGGAGACGGTTGCCGCGGCATCCGCAGAGCGCCTCGCCTTCGCGCCGCGAGCGACACGGCCCAAGCGCGGTCGCCGCCCGGCGCCGCCCTCACCCGGCTGA
- a CDS encoding beta-ketoacyl-[acyl-carrier-protein] synthase family protein codes for MTKKIVITGIGATSPLGGTARDSWNALLAGESGARALEHDWVADLALPVTFAATAKVPTAEVLERHETKRLDPSSQFALIAGREAWADAGAPEIAPERLAVDWSTGIGGVWTLLDAWDTLRERGPRRVLPMTVPMLMPNGPGAAIGMDLHARAGITTVVSACASSTEALVNAYDHLQRGLADVVIAGGSEAAIHPLPIASFAAMQALSRRNDDPSIASRPYDIGRDGFVLGEGAAALVVETEEHAKARGARIYAELLGGSVTSDAYHITAPDPEGSAAARAMIAAIEGAGARLSDVRHVNAHATSTPVGDIAEYNALKRVFGDLLDGIAVTATKASTGHLLGGAGAIEAMFTVLALHERVIPPTINLTEQDPEIPLDVVTSPRALAGDDVVAISNSFGFGGHNAVAAFRSA; via the coding sequence ATGACCAAGAAGATCGTCATCACCGGCATCGGCGCGACCTCGCCCCTGGGCGGCACCGCGCGCGACAGCTGGAACGCACTGCTCGCCGGCGAGTCCGGCGCTCGCGCGCTCGAACACGACTGGGTCGCCGACCTTGCGCTTCCCGTCACCTTTGCGGCCACCGCGAAGGTACCCACCGCCGAGGTGCTCGAACGCCACGAGACGAAGCGCCTCGACCCCTCGAGCCAGTTCGCCCTCATCGCGGGCCGCGAGGCCTGGGCGGATGCCGGTGCGCCCGAGATCGCTCCCGAGCGGCTCGCCGTCGACTGGTCGACCGGCATCGGCGGCGTCTGGACGCTACTCGACGCCTGGGACACCCTGCGTGAGCGTGGGCCCCGGCGCGTCCTGCCGATGACCGTGCCCATGCTCATGCCCAACGGCCCCGGAGCCGCGATCGGCATGGACCTTCACGCTCGCGCCGGCATCACGACGGTCGTCTCAGCGTGCGCGTCGAGCACCGAAGCGCTCGTGAACGCCTACGACCACCTGCAGCGGGGCCTGGCCGACGTCGTCATCGCCGGCGGCTCGGAAGCCGCGATCCACCCGCTGCCCATCGCGTCGTTCGCCGCGATGCAGGCCCTCTCCCGGCGAAACGACGACCCGTCGATCGCCTCCCGTCCCTACGACATCGGTCGCGACGGCTTCGTGCTCGGCGAGGGCGCCGCAGCCCTCGTGGTCGAGACCGAGGAGCACGCCAAGGCCCGTGGTGCACGCATCTACGCCGAGCTGCTGGGCGGATCCGTCACGAGCGACGCCTACCACATCACCGCACCTGACCCCGAGGGATCGGCCGCAGCACGGGCGATGATCGCGGCCATCGAGGGCGCCGGCGCACGCCTCTCCGACGTGCGTCACGTGAACGCGCACGCGACGAGCACTCCAGTCGGCGACATCGCCGAGTACAACGCGCTCAAGCGCGTGTTCGGCGATCTGCTCGACGGCATCGCCGTGACCGCGACCAAGGCGTCCACCGGGCACCTGCTCGGCGGCGCCGGTGCGATCGAGGCCATGTTCACGGTGCTCGCGCTCCACGAGCGGGTCATCCCGCCGACGATCAACCTCACCGAGCAGGATCCCGAGATCCCACTCGACGTCGTGACGTCACCGCGGGCGCTCGCGGGCGACGACGTCGTGGCGATCAGCAACTCGTTCGGCTTCGGCGGCCACAACGCCGTCGCTGCGTTCCGCTCAGCCTGA
- a CDS encoding bifunctional 3'-5' exonuclease/DNA polymerase: MRTPLFELDEFDAAVSGGVDAVGTADANAERGAGLVDRTDDAVASSSAVQVEAIIAEHDRQLALVAGSTEPNALRLLLAAESAGALIGVELHAAGLPWDRAAHERVLEAELGPKPKAGWKPARMEELAAQVRTALDAASVNLDSQLDLLKALRRAGIQVDSTSRWELREQEHPAIEPLLAYKKLARLLSANGWAWLDEWIAGGRFRPDYVPGGTATGRWATAGGGALQLPKNVRSAVVADPGWTLVVADAAQLEPRVLAGMACDEAMAAAGRGLDFYLGIVDAGVVETREQAKYAILGAMYGATTGESGRLVPRLARAYPRAMALVDRAAAEGERGGVVSTLLGRSSPLPPSEWHAAQSRASQPEASPADERRARSVAREWGRFTRNFVVQGSAAEWALCWMAALRTRLAAIAGADGEAAGSIVPAPASGPAFERAPHLVYFLHDEIIVHTPQALADEVAAAVEESAMGAGRLLFGDFPVEFPLDLAVVDSYALADA, encoded by the coding sequence GTGCGCACGCCGCTCTTCGAGCTCGACGAGTTCGATGCCGCTGTCTCGGGTGGCGTCGACGCCGTCGGCACCGCCGACGCCAATGCGGAACGCGGCGCCGGTCTGGTCGATCGAACGGATGACGCGGTCGCAAGCTCCTCGGCCGTGCAAGTGGAGGCGATCATCGCCGAGCACGACCGCCAACTCGCCCTCGTCGCCGGCAGCACCGAACCGAACGCCCTGCGCCTGCTCCTCGCAGCCGAGTCCGCCGGCGCGCTCATCGGCGTGGAGCTGCATGCGGCGGGCCTTCCGTGGGACCGCGCCGCACATGAGCGCGTGCTCGAGGCCGAGCTCGGGCCGAAGCCGAAGGCCGGATGGAAGCCGGCCCGTATGGAGGAGCTCGCAGCACAGGTGCGCACCGCGCTCGACGCGGCATCCGTCAATCTCGACTCTCAACTCGACCTGCTGAAGGCGCTGCGCCGGGCGGGCATCCAAGTCGATTCGACGAGCCGATGGGAGCTGCGTGAGCAGGAGCACCCGGCGATCGAGCCGTTGCTCGCGTACAAGAAGCTCGCGCGGCTGTTGAGCGCGAACGGCTGGGCGTGGCTCGACGAGTGGATCGCGGGCGGACGCTTCAGACCCGACTACGTGCCGGGCGGCACCGCGACCGGCCGGTGGGCGACCGCCGGCGGGGGAGCCCTGCAGCTCCCGAAGAACGTGCGCAGCGCGGTCGTGGCCGATCCCGGCTGGACGCTCGTCGTCGCCGATGCCGCACAACTGGAGCCGCGTGTGCTCGCCGGCATGGCGTGCGACGAGGCGATGGCCGCCGCTGGGCGCGGCCTCGACTTCTACCTGGGCATCGTCGACGCGGGGGTCGTCGAGACGAGGGAGCAGGCCAAGTACGCGATCCTCGGCGCGATGTACGGCGCGACCACCGGCGAGAGCGGCCGGCTCGTGCCGCGGCTCGCGCGCGCCTACCCGAGGGCGATGGCCCTCGTCGACCGGGCCGCAGCCGAGGGCGAGCGCGGCGGCGTGGTGTCGACGCTCCTCGGTCGATCGTCTCCGTTGCCGCCGTCCGAGTGGCACGCCGCACAGTCTCGGGCGAGCCAGCCCGAGGCCTCGCCGGCCGACGAGCGCCGCGCTCGGTCGGTCGCGCGCGAGTGGGGCCGCTTCACCCGCAACTTCGTCGTGCAGGGCAGCGCGGCGGAATGGGCGCTCTGCTGGATGGCCGCGCTTCGCACGCGACTCGCCGCGATCGCCGGGGCAGACGGTGAGGCGGCCGGGTCGATCGTTCCGGCGCCGGCATCCGGACCGGCGTTCGAGCGCGCCCCGCACCTCGTGTACTTCCTCCACGACGAGATCATCGTGCACACGCCGCAGGCTCTCGCCGATGAGGTCGCCGCCGCGGTCGAGGAGTCGGCGATGGGCGCCGGCCGGCTCCTCTTCGGCGACTTCCCCGTCGAGTTCCCGCTCGACCTGGCGGTGGTCGACAGCTACGCCCTCGCCGACGCGTGA